GCCTCTACGCCCACGGGCAGTCTCTCTCAGACCCGGCCTGTGTGCTCCAAACAAGCAATGGCTCTACTCTAGTGGCGCTCCACAAGGATGAGAAAACATGCACAAGGGTCTTTTATCCTATTCACTTAGTTTTCACCCCCAGAGTATTTCCGATAAAGTACGGATCTCTGGCGGGGAGTTGAAAGATAGGATTATTGATATGGAGTGGTACGAAAGTGGCGGGAAATGGCGTGGCAATGGGAGTCACCAAATCATCTATTGAATACTTAGTACCTTAGCTAGTACATTCCTGCCATTTCAAGAACTACCTACTTACAGCTTTTGACACAGTTTGCCCGATTGGGGCCGCTCGGTACAGACTCGCCACCTGGTCAGCTAATGAGCTGTACACCTCAATCACCATAAGCAGTAACCTATTTCTGAGTAAGGTTCTAGAATCCATAAAcagatatagtattttaaatatcTGCTGTACTATAAAGGAACCCGAGCTCGCGTTTAAGAAGAAGGCTTACGCCAAGGAGATGCTAACTAAAAAAATACATGCAATGTAGCATCGGGTCCCGTACCGTCCCAGAAGGCTCCTTCCTGTTAGGTATAAGTTAGCATGGAAGGTGCGACGATACATCCTCCGCGCTAGGAAGGAGCTATGGAGACCCGGGAAGGGCTCGAACTGGGTATATCTGTTAGCGGAAGGCACGATGGAGACCCAGCCATGTTTTGTGACTGGACTAGGAAAACGGCCATGGAAACTTGTAAGGGTTTGGCTACGATAGACGTGAAAGCTTAGAAAATTCGAACTGGTCTAAAAATTCTTTTGGATATGCGGTATCTAGATGACAGTCACGCTAATGGTTTCGTTTCatattttccctttccaaTTCCTTGCAACGCCAGACACCAGCGCAAATTCAAATAAGGGTATGATCTTGGAAGATGTAAAGATAAGACGGTAAGAAGATAATCGAAATGGCCTCATATTGAGGGGTATCTCAAGAAAATGATCAAGTTGTTTCCTTCCAAGTTGCTTGCCCTTACAGTACCCCGCCGGGGAGGTTGATCTGCGCCTGTCGTGTGTCAAAGTTGGCACTATTCGGCCCCGATCCCCCACTTGGCGGATAAGGACTGGGAGTATTGTTGTCCGGCgcctgttgttgttttcGCAGCATAAACATCGGTTTCCGtccttccttctccagtTGCTTGAAGAGAATAAGAGGCCGTTCTTCTAGCGTGAGACAACGCTCCTGATCGCCGTACACGATGTAAAGCGCATATTGTTTCCAATCGCCATTGATGTTATACTTCTTGAGAGCTGCTGGGAGGACTTTGTAGCACGGATCATCGACAGAGACACGGAAGGACTTGAAGATTTCCACGCTTGGAGTctcgcctccgcctccgccccCTGCCCTGGAATCGGATCGTGACGGAATCTCCGAACGCGTTGCTGAGGATGGTGGCGGATTCAGGCGGTCTTGCCGAGATTGGGATTGTGCATTGTCGTTGTGGTGATCATGGAAGCCACGAGCCGATCCGGGTTGCGAATATGCACGGGAGGCCAAGGTTTGCGGGGCGCCGTAGTGGTTGCTAGGAGATGTCGGAGAGGGTAGGTTTGGTGAGAGTTGTGATTTTCCATTCATAGTACTGAGATGTGACGATGCAGCCATGGCGGCTGCAGATGGGTCAAGATTGGCACCGTCGTTGTACGTCCGACTCTCGTGGATTGAGGACGGGATATGGGTTGGAGAGCTGTTTTTGGGAGTGGTACCCCCGTGGACTCTTTTGGAGAAAGTTCGAGACATGATCGATCCGGAGCGGTCTAGGATGGTAATTCCAGAAGGTTGCCCTGTGAGCGTTTGTGCTGAGAGTGAAGAGTCATGATAGTTATCTGAGATCGGCACGGCGGTCGGCGGCGGTAGAGGCTGAGATTTATCCTTTGCCATTTTGAAGACAGGTAAAAGCTCCTCCCTCAGTCGTCGGTAGTCTTCGAGTACACGCCGTAGCTCGGTCTCGACGGTAAATATTCGCTCGTCTCGGAGTCGGACGGACTGGATGAGTCGAGCAATGTCTTCCTGCGATGCGCTCTCATTCATACTTTGATCCGCAGCTATCATAAGTTAGTAAGTAGCCACATAACCAGAAATATGAGGGAACATACACAGAGGAATGTAGTGGTCGGCATCAAGTGGGATATCATGCTTCACTTTTGTTTCGTAGACGCTCTTGAGTATGGTCAATCGATGTCCCACACTAGCAATTCCCATTTCCTTCAGCTCATCGTGTCTTAATGCAATTAGTGCATCTCCAACGATGCCGTTCTCTACAGGTGTAGCGTTAGTGGTATCCATCTATCTCTTGTGATTCCTCGACTCACCTATGAACGCTTGGCAGTATTGGCGGAGGCCCAGGGCTGCAACATAAGCCGCGCATTCTTCGGCAGTCCATTCGGTGATTATTGTCCTCGGGGATTTCGGGTTTTCGTCTTTATTCGCAAATGTTGGTGTAGGTTCCGCTGAGGGAAACGCTGAGTCGGGCTCTGAGCCTTCTGAATCTGTCGCTAAGTGCGGTGACGTGATAACGCTGCGCTCGTACTCGTCATCTGCATCAGAGTCTGCGTGATAGGAGGTATGGAGTGACATGGCGGCTGGTGGGCTTTACGACGTCCACGATGACGAAGGTGTGGTGGACGCCGTTTGAGTATAATCGATGCGGTGCTGAAGGCGGACTGACAATCCGGCTTCCGTATATATGGATATTCCGAAGGTGAGAGAATGAAGACGTATCATTCACTGTTGGAGTCAAGAATAAGGAGTGTGCGAGTGTCGGCCAAGCAGGTGTGCCACATGGAATGGCTGGCGGCGGCTAAAACAAGAAACTCGGGCGACTCGGGAGAGGAGGTGAAATTGGAGGGCAGTCGCTAGATAGGATCGCCGGAGTTCACAAACAAGGCTGATGCCGAATGAAAGAAGTTGAGAGCCGTGAGGAAGAGAGATGTGATGGATCGTTAGCGCGAGGAACGACGATGGTGATGAGCGCGAAGGCGGGGAAGCTCAGGCAGAGACGTCTTCTTTGGGAGCGGACTGGGGGATAGGCGGGAAAACGCCCGTCCGAAGCGTGAACACGAAGAGCAAAGCGAGGGGAAATATGACGACGGAGACGACCCCGAGATACGGCTGGCCGCAAGGAGACAGCGAGCGAGTCGACAAAGTTGATCTGCCTGGGAGACTCCAAAAGAAGACTCGAGGACGCACTCCAAGTCGGATCGCCGCACGTGATGCCACTGGCCAGTCTAGACAATCGGGGGGAGGGCGAAGGTGGACAGCCGCTCTATTAATACACGCGGCAGCACGCAAAGGATAAGCTCGACCTTTATCTCGACTCCAGGTTCCATCTGGATTCCAAGAATAATAGTAAGACCGTTTATTCGGCCGTTTGATTGATTTTCAACTACTCCTGTCCTTGCGTCTTCCCAGCCAAGCCAGCCTTCCAAGGACCATTCATTACCTTGTCCAAAACATCCAGTGGATCATTCAATCTATCAAGGAACCAATTCATCAAGAAGATTCTTCAAAAATAAATGGATAGGGGAGGCTTCTTCAGAACTAGCACCTCTTGCCGGCTCTAGATGGTCGGCTCGGCACGACTATTGCGCAGGCACCGCTACTAGTTTCGGGCGTCGAGTCGACCAAAATAATACGATCGATGTTGAATAATGGAGAGACATTCTTCTCCGGATCAATGATATCTGGAGGATTACCCAAGATAACTTGGGTCAACGCTGTCAGAATCCAATAGTGCCGGAGCCTTTACTACTTTGGCCATTTAGGGGCTCCAAATCCTCTGCCGCCATCCGCCTACGCTGGGACTCCTTTCAGCTTCAGGAAACGACGTTATTATTAACATTAATCTTACTTCACAAGTTTCTCCTGCCTCTCCTGTCTATTCGAGTTTTGCCACTCCCTGCAACGTACGGCCCCTACGTCAGCTGGCGTTGATGGCCCCTTGACCAGCCGTTAATGGTTGACTGCCCTGCGGTCTGATAGCAGCTCACTTTACCTATGGCTTGAAGACAACGAAATCGGATGTTACACAGAACTGGGGCAGTGCTTACCACGAGGAGACGTGATGGCTTGCCTCTGTATCCATTAAGCCAGGCATCTCCCCTTACGGACCATGCAGATGTAGCATCCACGCATCTCCGCATACATGGTTTCCCGCTTGCTCTCTTTTGTGGGCGACGGCACGATCAACCGCTAATTCTCTTGGATCGGGCGCTATCCCGACTTCCAGCCCTTCAAGTTACCATCGAAGCTCGGATCCCAAGCGCCCACTATATGGATGTGCTATAAATATCCTCACATCCGGCCTAATTCCATGTCCCTGTTTCCACGTCTGACGAAGGGCGCTTAAGCAGGTTGACCGCTTGCTGCAGCTTCTTGCTTGTGAGTTGCGAGCTATTGTAGAAACTATACAAAGCACTTCTTGTTAGAACCAGTAACtgtataattattaattaccTGGATTGTTCCGCTTACAGAGTTTTGCTAATTTGTTGTAAAATGAAAATTAACGATATGATCGGGACTCATCGTCAGATCTATATATCAAATGCGGGTACACTCGAAATACTGACTTTAGAAGGTTAAACTAAGTTTAAGGTGAATACATAGTTAGAGGAATCTCATTTTTCGTAAGCATGGGGTACGACAGGTGAACTACATTTCATCAAGAGACGTATTAGAGGAAACACTTTCATTGAATTGATTATTCTGGAGATTCTCTGTGTTTGGCTGCCTCGTAGCGCATCCGTCGCTCGCCATCTTTATTCCGCGCCATCATTCTACCGAACTTCGACCAGTCTTCATTTTCATCGTCCGCTTACCTCACGCCCCTTTCAGCGACCGCAGCTCTCGGCCTTTAATACTTCGCAAGTACTCTTGCGAACgggaagaagacggcggatCAATTGCTGTCGCAAGTTCGCCGCTCATCTCGGCGCAGATCaagccctcctccgcctgGCGCATTTTCTCCGCCGACCCTCGACTTTCTCTATACTACATCTCCAACCAGCCCAACTCAGTACCATACAATTACCACCCTTTTAGCATACCGATTTCTCAAACGACCGACTTCGACTTCGGATCCTACGTACAAAGAAACCCGATGCTCCCCGGACAACCCTCTTGAACCCACCTACCACCGACGCCGACGCCCGCCGATACCGACACTGACAGacgcaacaccaacaccgggTGACAACACGTCTGCGCGCCCTCCAAGagcccccccccccccaaagCCCACACGACAAATACTACTTCTTCCAAAGAACAAACCCAAAACCCTCCCAACCATGCCGCCATCCCCCTCTAACCTCCCGCAACCAACCCCCTCCGACCTCGAATccgacctcctcaaccacctAGCCACCACGCACGCGCTCGAAGACTTGCATACCACACTCCTCTCAACACTCCAGCGACTCGGCTGGACCGATAAAATCCGGCGGCTCTCAACCGAACTCCTCCGCGCAAACCGGTGCGAGCGGTTCGATGATGTCGTGGATGCGGTGGTCGCCTCCGCACAGGGACGATCACATCCGTTCCTTGTCGACTCCGAAACACAGAACAatagcaacaacagcaatggGGATGTAGACGGGGGCAGCGGGTTCTCGTTCGAGAATGCGGACGCGCGGATTCCGAGcgttgttgttgagcaggGGGTTCGTGCGATCAAGGACGTTTTAAGAGAGGTGGTTATACTCGAggacgatggggagggaACAGGAAGCGGTGGCACTGGGGGTAGTAATATTGCTGTTGAGGTGGGAGGAGAGCGCACGGCGCCGACCACGGGGTCAAAACGGCAGGGAGATAAGTCGGCTAATGGTGATACAAGTCCGACCAAGAAGGCGGACAAGAAGACGAAACAGGGGAAGCAAGCTAAGTGAGTCTTGTTTTAAGGGTGTATTTTATGCTTCGGGACATTTTTTCATTGTATGGGCTGCCTGACAactgctttttttttttttccttctaGGCGTTTAGGGTAGGGATTTCTGGTGTTCAGAGTGGTGGCATTGTACCATGATACCAGCCTTTTGATATGTACAACACCTACTGTTGCTTCAATTTAATGGATACATTTGCTGGGTCTACGTCAACTACGTGACATATAGCATGTCAAACCGGCGTGGATCGCGTCAAAGATTACTGGGAGTAGTATAATTCAAAACCAACGTTGTTCGTTTAAtgatgtcgaggaggacTTGTTCCTGTCGCCAGGAAATTCTATCCCCACCTCGGCTAGATCTAACTAGTGTCGACACATAAAGCGATTATgtagaaaaagaaaatggacTTTAATCGTAGAGGCTGTCATCATTACCGGCTTCACCAAATGTGTTGCCGCCGTCTTGCACTTCATTTGCAGAGGGGAAACGGAAGAAAGAGCTGCCGCCAGAGTTTTTGAGGCTCTGGGCGAAAGCTTCGTATCTGCGGATCTCCACATCGCTGACGGATCGGCGGGCCGTCTTCATGGCCTCTTCGAAGTGAGCCCGTGTGAGTTCTGGAACAGGGTcttcgccctcctcttcctcatcctccatcttcacatcctcaccagcagcctcaCGTTGCTTCTGGCGGTCGATGTCAAGAGAAATAGATTCTTTGATAGCAAGCTTGACAGCACGCTGCGTAACGAATCCAAGGTCGGCACCAGAGAAACCGTGGGTCTTGCTGGCAATGAATTCGATGTCGACATCGGTGGCGACAGGTGTCTTGCGGAGCTGAGCCTTGAGGATACCCTCACGAGAGGCCTGGTCGGGAAGAGGAACGTAGACCAGGGTGTCAAGACGACCGGGACGCACCAGAGCGGCATCGAGCTGCTCGGGTCTATTTGTAGCACCAATGACGAAAACGTTCTTCTTCGAGGTCATGCCGTCCATTTCTGCATTAATGTTAGTCTCGTCTCACGATGATcgccaaaaaaaaagttcaCTTACCAGTCAGAAGCTGGTTGACGACACGGTCGGAagcaccaccagcatctCCAACGGAACCGCCACGTGACTTGGCGATAGAGTCCAACTCATCAAGGAACACAACGcaaggagcagcagcacgAGCCTTGTCGAAGATGTCACGGATGTTGCTCTCAGACTCACCAAACCACATGCTCAGCAATTCAGGGCCCTTAACGGAGATGAAGTTTGCCGCACATTCATTGGCAACGGCCTTGGCAAGCATGGTCTTACCAGTACCAGGAGGACCATAGAACAAAACACCGCGAGAAGGTGAAAGACCAAACTTCTGGAACTTTTCGGGGTGGTCGACGGGGTACTGGACGCTCTCGATAAGCTCGCGCTTGACTTCCTCCAGACCACCGATGTCTTCCCAGCGGACATTGGGAACCTCGACGACTGCAACCTCGCGAAGAGCAGAGGGGTTGGAGACGCCAAGGGCGTAGCGGAAGTTCTCCATGGTAACACCGAGAGAGTCCAAAACCTCCGCATCGATTGTGTCTTCGTCGAGATCGATAAGGTCCATCTTCTCACGGATCTGTTGCATGGCAGCTTCAGAGCAGAGGGAAGCAAGATCGGAACCGACGTAACCGTGAGTCTCGGCAGCAATGGTCTCCAGATCGACATCTTCTCCGAGCTTCATGTTCTTGGTGTGAATCGAAAGAATCTCCAGACGGCCAGTTGGGTCAGGGATACCAATGTCGACTTCACGGTCGAAGCGGCCGAAGCGGCGGAGGGCGGGGTCGATGGAGTTAGGTCGGTTGGTGGCAGCCATGACGACGACGTTGGAGCGCGCCTTCATACCGTCCATAAGGGTAAGGAGCTGAGAGACGACACGGCGCTCAACTTCTCCATTGGTCTTCTCACGCTTGGGTGCGATAGAGTCAATTTCatcgatgaagatgatagcGGGAGAGTTcttctcggcttcctcgAAAGCCTTTCGAAGGTTCGACTCAGATTCACCAGCCATTTTAGACATGATCTCGGGACCGTTGatcaggaagaagaaagcgcCGGTTTCGTTGGCCACCGCACGAGCCATAAGAGTCTTACCGGTACCAGGAGGACCGTACATGAGGATACCACGAGGAGGCTTGATACCGATGGACTTGAACAGCTGGGGGTGACGGAGGGGCAGCTCGACTAATTCACGAATTTGAGCCATCTGTTTCCGGCATCCGCCAATATCGTCATAGCCAACTTCGTTCAAGTtgttctcttcatcttcacgcTGAATCGGCTCGCCTTCACTGTGGATGATTGTGTCCGGAGCGACGATACCGTACTCTGGAGGGTCTACTTCAACAACCTTGAATTCAACTTGCCTCATACCCCCTCGTACCATGAAAAGATCACCCTGTTTCACGGGCCGGTATCCATCACGGAAGTAGGGAGCAAGGTAAACGTCAAAGAGAGACCCAGTGAGGCCTTCAACCGTGTCTGCGATAGGGAGGACAGCAATACGCTTGGCCTGCGTGGGAAGGAGGTATTAGCGCCACTTTGTCGCCACATATAATAGCATTAGCAACAACTTACATATTTGATGTCAGGGCAAGCATGGATAGTGATAATGTCACCATGCTTCACGCGGAGGTTATGCCTGACAACTCTATTGATACGGACACTTCCGTCATCAAGCTCGTCATCAGCCAGCACAATCAGAACCGtctccttgcgcttcttgcctCGGACAAGAACTGTGTCGCCTCTGAAGAGTCCGAGAACGTccatggtgttgttggagagggagatcGTGGAGTTATCATCGTTAACGGCATCAGTAACACTAATCATTCAAGTTATTAGCAACGCCCAAGTAACACCGTACGGCCAAATTAGCGGGGCAAAAGCTTACATCAAGCTGTtaggcttcttcttcttcttcaggatAGCTGTGGATGTGTCGAGCTCCTGCGAAGAGTCAGTAATTTGATTCGATGCTGTTTCTCCTACTTCTATTTCAACTcacatccttcttctcagcacCAGAAGCATCGCTAGGCGAAGGTTAGTTTAATCACTGGGCAGGAACGCAGGTGAGCATGATGACGTACAGAAGCTTCTTCTTGTGATCTTGCTCTGAGCTCATCTTGAGGGAAAGCGCGGTTAGATGATGGAACAAGGAAGTCGATTATGCAACGTAGACTCAAAGAGAGTTTACGCAGGAGGTTGACTGTGCCGGACCTGGAAACGTCCTAGCAACAGGAAGGGGATGCGAAAAgcggaggagaaaaagaaatgggAGGAGTTCCAGGAGACAGCGGAGATGCTCAGGGAACGTAGCAAAGTAGAAAGATGGATGAGGTTAATAAAGAGAGAGTTGGAGGTGAGATCGGAAGTGGACAGAAGAGCTCCAGTTATGAAAGGTGACGATAACTCGACCGCCAAGGTTGTTCTGTTGATGACTTAAGCGCCCTCTCTTTGGAACTTAGTTAACTATGAGCCGCCACCGCctgggagaagcagatggAACCCAATCGAGGCAACAGCCGCTCTCATTTCCACAGGCTCTTCTTGTGTATGTCAGCCTTGTCGCCTTCAAATTTTGATTACACATATTAAATTTTGTGAATTGCCTCTCACTGAGCCCGCAGGCTTCCATGGGGTGCGTCAGCCTGGACAATGGATGAGCTCTCGCCCAGGGCCCCAAGTAGTTGGTGCCTGAGGTTCCCAGGcagcctgctcctccatGGCTTAAGCCTTGTTGTGCCCTGGTTTTTATAAACGCGCACTGAAACACCAAACAGGCAAGGGAGCCTTGCGAGGCTTCCTTGCCCGTGGCCTTGTAATAGGCTGTGCGACTGGCATGACCTTTAAACATACCCCCAAGATATGGTTTCCGTCAGTCAGCCAACCTTTTGAAACTTTGCTTTGAGTGTGCCGTTCAAGCATGACCCAAATATACCTCGAAAGGAAAATTTCGCCTGTCAGTCCTGTCTACGTAGAACATTAAGGTAAGGAAGAG
Above is a window of Aspergillus puulaauensis MK2 DNA, chromosome 2, nearly complete sequence DNA encoding:
- the STE50 gene encoding adaptor protein STE50 (BUSCO:EOG09263CAC;~COG:T;~EggNog:ENOG410PI5N;~InterPro:IPR000159,IPR029071,IPR001660,IPR013761;~PFAM:PF00536,PF00788,PF07647;~go_function: GO:0005515 - protein binding [Evidence IEA];~go_process: GO:0007165 - signal transduction [Evidence IEA]), whose protein sequence is MSLHTSYHADSDADDEYERSVITSPHLATDSEGSEPDSAFPSAEPTPTFANKDENPKSPRTIITEWTAEECAAYVAALGLRQYCQAFIENGIVGDALIALRHDELKEMGIASVGHRLTILKSVYETKVKHDIPLDADHYIPLSADQSMNESASQEDIARLIQSVRLRDERIFTVETELRRVLEDYRRLREELLPVFKMAKDKSQPLPPPTAVPISDNYHDSSLSAQTLTGQPSGITILDRSGSIMSRTFSKRVHGGTTPKNSSPTHIPSSIHESRTYNDGANLDPSAAAMAASSHLSTMNGKSQLSPNLPSPTSPSNHYGAPQTLASRAYSQPGSARGFHDHHNDNAQSQSRQDRLNPPPSSATRSEIPSRSDSRAGGGGGGETPSVEIFKSFRVSVDDPCYKVLPAALKKYNINGDWKQYALYIVYGDQERCLTLEERPLILFKQLEKEGRKPMFMLRKQQQAPDNNTPSPYPPSGGSGPNSANFDTRQAQINLPGGVL
- the cdc48 gene encoding AAA family ATPase CDC48 (COG:O;~EggNog:ENOG410PGP0;~InterPro:IPR041569,IPR003959,IPR003338,IPR029067, IPR027417,IPR003593,IPR003960,IPR009010,IPR005938, IPR015415,IPR004201;~PFAM:PF09336,PF02359,PF17862,PF00004,PF07724, PF07728,PF02933;~go_function: GO:0005524 - ATP binding [Evidence IEA];~go_function: GO:0016787 - hydrolase activity [Evidence IEA];~go_function: GO:0016887 - ATPase activity [Evidence IEA]); this encodes MSSEQDHKKKLLDASGAEKKDELDTSTAILKKKKKPNSLIVTDAVNDDNSTISLSNNTMDVLGLFRGDTVLVRGKKRKETVLIVLADDELDDGSVRINRVVRHNLRVKHGDIITIHACPDIKYAKRIAVLPIADTVEGLTGSLFDVYLAPYFRDGYRPVKQGDLFMVRGGMRQVEFKVVEVDPPEYGIVAPDTIIHSEGEPIQREDEENNLNEVGYDDIGGCRKQMAQIRELVELPLRHPQLFKSIGIKPPRGILMYGPPGTGKTLMARAVANETGAFFFLINGPEIMSKMAGESESNLRKAFEEAEKNSPAIIFIDEIDSIAPKREKTNGEVERRVVSQLLTLMDGMKARSNVVVMAATNRPNSIDPALRRFGRFDREVDIGIPDPTGRLEILSIHTKNMKLGEDVDLETIAAETHGYVGSDLASLCSEAAMQQIREKMDLIDLDEDTIDAEVLDSLGVTMENFRYALGVSNPSALREVAVVEVPNVRWEDIGGLEEVKRELIESVQYPVDHPEKFQKFGLSPSRGVLFYGPPGTGKTMLAKAVANECAANFISVKGPELLSMWFGESESNIRDIFDKARAAAPCVVFLDELDSIAKSRGGSVGDAGGASDRVVNQLLTEMDGMTSKKNVFVIGATNRPEQLDAALVRPGRLDTLVYVPLPDQASREGILKAQLRKTPVATDVDIEFIASKTHGFSGADLGFVTQRAVKLAIKESISLDIDRQKQREAAGEDVKMEDEEEEGEDPVPELTRAHFEEAMKTARRSVSDVEIRRYEAFAQSLKNSGGSSFFRFPSANEVQDGGNTFGEAGNDDSLYD
- a CDS encoding uncharacterized protein (COG:S;~EggNog:ENOG410PY9G;~InterPro:IPR038212); translated protein: MPPSPSNLPQPTPSDLESDLLNHLATTHALEDLHTTLLSTLQRLGWTDKIRRLSTELLRANRCERFDDVVDAVVASAQGRSHPFLVDSETQNNSNNSNGDVDGGSGFSFENADARIPSVVVEQGVRAIKDVLREVVILEDDGEGTGSGGTGGSNIAVEVGGERTAPTTGSKRQGDKSANGDTSPTKKADKKTKQGKQAK